One genomic region from Jilunia laotingensis encodes:
- a CDS encoding glycosyltransferase, producing the protein MNILILQTKAFPHRSNSFYWFYTQLTEWLTAHGYPSILYFAYLDVDDYGFENGLLLPDKVPHFYTQQNIETLSTYITDKRIDVILDYSHIITGRTRLFFLEIKRLHPDLRIFTMIHNCPSHTTQLKQYEISRLRLKDVRSVKQFVQWSMPEIYLRLLKREVKKQNISAYDTLDEIVLLSPSYIPEFKKLINRPDANRLSAIPNAIRPVESQIPIQKKNKEIIFVGRIENEKALPKLLKIWEMVQDRLPDWNLIIVGDGSKREECRSIIERRKLKRTEIKEYQMAIPLIDQASILCLTSVIEGLPTVFTEAMSLGVVPIGFDSFRAIYDMIEDGKNGFIIPNNDYRQYAETLYRLASDDRLRQQMAQHALSKKDKYSIESIAPLWLETFKKHGLA; encoded by the coding sequence ATGAACATATTGATCTTGCAAACCAAAGCCTTTCCTCATAGGTCAAACAGTTTCTATTGGTTTTATACACAACTGACCGAATGGCTGACAGCACACGGATATCCCAGCATTCTCTATTTCGCCTATCTCGATGTGGATGATTACGGTTTTGAAAACGGCCTTTTGCTACCGGATAAAGTCCCTCATTTTTATACCCAACAAAACATCGAGACACTATCGACCTACATCACAGACAAAAGGATCGATGTCATCCTTGATTATTCTCACATCATCACAGGCAGGACGCGCCTTTTCTTTCTGGAGATTAAGCGTTTGCACCCGGATCTGAGAATATTTACAATGATTCACAACTGTCCCAGCCATACTACTCAACTAAAACAGTATGAAATCTCCAGGTTAAGATTGAAAGACGTGCGTTCAGTGAAGCAATTCGTACAATGGTCGATGCCCGAAATCTATCTTCGTCTGTTAAAAAGAGAGGTCAAGAAACAGAATATTTCCGCTTACGATACGCTCGATGAAATAGTATTGCTATCTCCTTCCTATATACCGGAATTCAAAAAGCTCATAAATCGACCGGATGCGAACCGTTTATCAGCCATTCCGAATGCCATCCGTCCGGTTGAAAGCCAGATACCGATTCAAAAAAAGAATAAGGAGATTATCTTTGTAGGAAGGATAGAAAACGAGAAAGCCCTGCCAAAATTATTAAAAATCTGGGAAATGGTACAAGACAGATTACCGGACTGGAACTTAATCATCGTAGGCGATGGTTCCAAACGGGAAGAATGCCGGTCGATTATAGAAAGGAGAAAACTGAAACGTACAGAGATCAAAGAATATCAGATGGCTATCCCCCTTATCGACCAAGCCAGTATCTTATGCCTCACTTCAGTTATAGAAGGACTGCCTACTGTCTTCACGGAAGCCATGTCACTGGGTGTAGTTCCTATCGGATTTGATTCTTTCCGTGCCATCTACGATATGATTGAAGACGGGAAAAACGGTTTTATCATTCCTAACAATGACTACCGGCAGTATGCAGAAACATTGTACCGGTTAGCTTCAGACGACCGTCTGCGGCAACAAATGGCTCAACATGCATTAAGCAAGAAAGATAAATATAGCATAGAATCCATAGCCCCGCTCTGGTTGGAAACATTCAAGAAACATGGTCTGGCATGA